A stretch of the Sulfuritortus calidifontis genome encodes the following:
- a CDS encoding peptidase domain-containing ABC transporter — MAEQSDAQAQPLLHPISHDELLWLLGSLCNRYRIPFDAALIAQEFPPPYTLATFHEAARSLGLKTGNRELPGVDWQGLPLPAIAFIRATPQHAADVVEGGKEGELTLAEPTADLAEIESEPSADHGAPAQPSVPVLILNSEAGQLLYFRPGAQAPESLPAGEAAAWFEPELVLVTKESVGEGKAEEIPGFETEKKEFGFSWFIPELLKHKLIWRDVLLASLAIQLVGLATPVFTQVIIDKVVVHQTQSTLWVIGIALIMFLVFTTVMSWLRQYLVLHTGNRIDAVLGSQVFRHLLRLPMPYFEHRPTGTLVARLQGVETIREFVSGAAITLLLDFPFLLIFLAVMFAYSWQLSLIAVGLLGVICVLSFLVVPIFRERLNKQFMLGARNQAFLTEYLSGMATVKSLQMEPDIDRKYGDLFAQYLAAGFSAKQAGNTYNVVTNGVEQVMTLSILIVGALLVMQNDGFTVGMLVAFQMFASRMSQPMLRLAGLWQEFQQADIAVKRLGDILDMPQEPHTLTPKRENAGQGRIDLAGIGFRYSEHHPWLYRNLNLTLKPGHLTVLMGPSGSGKSTLAKLLLGFYLPQEGNIKLDGKDIRTMAANELRTAFGVVPQETVLFSGTVYDNLVMAHPHAGFEDVIAACKAAEIHDVIEHLPEGYQTELGEHGVGLSGGQRQRIAIARALLKRPKILVFDEAVSNLDQQTAEGFAKTINQLKGKVTMLFITHQIPRGLQVDEVLSFGPRQQATRMEVVEDERRRDGDNKETNETMHN; from the coding sequence TTGGCGGAACAATCGGACGCGCAGGCCCAGCCACTGCTGCACCCCATCTCGCACGACGAACTGCTCTGGCTGCTGGGTAGCTTGTGCAACCGCTATCGCATCCCCTTCGATGCGGCACTCATCGCCCAGGAGTTTCCGCCACCCTACACCCTGGCCACTTTCCACGAGGCGGCGCGTTCATTAGGTCTCAAGACCGGTAACCGTGAATTGCCCGGCGTGGACTGGCAAGGCCTGCCGCTGCCCGCCATCGCCTTCATTCGTGCGACCCCCCAACACGCCGCAGATGTCGTTGAGGGCGGCAAGGAAGGCGAGCTTACCCTGGCCGAGCCCACTGCCGACTTGGCTGAAATTGAGAGCGAGCCCAGTGCAGACCACGGTGCCCCGGCTCAGCCCAGCGTCCCCGTCCTCATTCTAAACAGCGAGGCCGGTCAGTTGCTCTACTTCCGCCCCGGCGCCCAGGCGCCGGAGAGCTTGCCGGCCGGGGAGGCCGCCGCCTGGTTCGAGCCCGAGTTGGTGCTGGTGACCAAAGAATCGGTGGGGGAGGGCAAGGCAGAAGAGATTCCTGGCTTCGAGACCGAGAAAAAGGAATTCGGCTTCAGCTGGTTCATACCTGAACTGCTCAAGCACAAACTCATCTGGCGCGACGTACTGCTGGCCTCGCTGGCCATCCAGTTGGTCGGCCTCGCCACGCCGGTATTCACCCAGGTCATCATCGACAAGGTGGTGGTGCACCAGACCCAGAGCACCCTCTGGGTCATCGGCATTGCCCTGATCATGTTCCTGGTCTTCACCACGGTCATGAGCTGGCTGCGGCAATACCTGGTGCTGCACACCGGCAACCGCATCGACGCCGTGCTCGGCAGCCAGGTCTTCCGCCACCTCTTGCGGCTGCCCATGCCCTATTTCGAGCACCGGCCTACCGGCACTCTGGTTGCCCGCCTGCAGGGGGTGGAGACCATTCGCGAGTTCGTCTCCGGCGCCGCCATCACCCTGTTGCTCGACTTTCCGTTCCTGCTGATCTTCCTGGCGGTGATGTTCGCCTATTCCTGGCAGCTCTCGCTCATCGCCGTCGGCTTGCTCGGGGTGATCTGTGTGCTCAGCTTCCTGGTCGTGCCCATCTTCCGCGAACGGCTGAACAAGCAGTTCATGCTTGGCGCCCGCAACCAGGCCTTTCTCACCGAATACCTCTCCGGCATGGCCACGGTGAAGTCGCTACAGATGGAGCCGGACATCGACCGCAAATATGGCGACCTCTTCGCCCAATATCTGGCCGCCGGCTTCAGCGCCAAGCAGGCGGGCAACACCTACAACGTCGTCACCAATGGCGTGGAGCAGGTGATGACGCTGTCCATCCTGATCGTCGGTGCCCTGCTGGTGATGCAGAACGACGGCTTCACCGTCGGCATGCTGGTCGCCTTCCAGATGTTTGCCAGCCGCATGAGCCAGCCCATGCTCCGGCTGGCCGGCCTGTGGCAGGAATTCCAGCAGGCCGACATCGCGGTCAAGCGCCTGGGCGACATCCTCGACATGCCGCAAGAGCCGCACACCCTCACGCCCAAGCGGGAGAATGCCGGACAGGGCCGCATCGATCTGGCCGGCATCGGCTTCCGGTATTCCGAGCATCACCCCTGGCTCTACCGCAATCTCAACCTCACCCTCAAGCCTGGCCACCTTACCGTGCTCATGGGCCCGTCCGGTTCCGGCAAGAGCACCTTGGCTAAACTGCTGCTGGGCTTCTATCTGCCACAAGAGGGCAATATCAAGCTCGACGGCAAAGACATCCGCACCATGGCCGCCAACGAGCTGCGCACCGCCTTCGGTGTGGTGCCGCAGGAAACCGTGCTGTTCTCCGGCACCGTTTACGACAACCTGGTCATGGCCCACCCCCATGCCGGCTTCGAGGATGTAATCGCTGCCTGCAAGGCCGCCGAGATCCATGACGTCATCGAACACCTGCCCGAGGGCTACCAGACCGAATTGGGCGAGCATGGCGTCGGCCTCTCCGGCGGCCAGCGCCAGCGTATCGCCATTGCCCGCGCCTTGCTCAAGCGGCCCAAGATTCTCGTGTTCGACGAGGCCGTGTCCAACCTGGATCAGCAGACGGCCGAAGGTTTCGCCAAGACCATCAACCAACTCAAGGGCAAGGTCACCATGCTCTTCATCACTCACCAGATACCGCGTGGCCTGCAAGTGGACGAGGTGCTCAGCTTCGGCCCGCGTCAGCAGGCGACGCGGATGGAGGTGGTGGAGGATGAGCGGCGGCGGGATGGCGACAATAAAGAAACGAACGAAACGATGCACAATTAA
- the trpD gene encoding anthranilate phosphoribosyltransferase: MSLNYPGLLTKLIAHENLSREEMHDLMRAIMTGGLTPAQIAGAIMALRIKGETVTELAAAAEVMRELSTKVPLAGVDHLVDTCGTGGDGAHTFNISTAAAFVAAAAGAHVAKHGGRSVSSKCGSADVLEALGIKVDLPPERIAQAVREIGVGFMFAPHHHSAMKHAAPVRRELGVRTLFNLLGPMTNPAGAPNQVLGVFHRDLVPLLAAVLRELGSRHVLVVHAADGLDELSLGGVSFVAELKDGEIKEYAVQPADFGLVHCPSEQLAVADIDEAKLRFMRAFDDLESAEHDIVAFNAGAAIYVAGVADSLAAGIAKAREVLASGAAKKKLKELMAFA; this comes from the coding sequence ATGAGCCTGAACTACCCCGGTCTGCTGACCAAGCTGATCGCGCACGAGAATCTCTCGCGCGAGGAGATGCACGATCTGATGCGCGCGATCATGACCGGTGGCCTCACCCCGGCCCAGATCGCCGGTGCCATCATGGCCTTGCGCATCAAGGGCGAGACCGTGACCGAGCTGGCCGCCGCCGCCGAGGTGATGCGCGAGCTGTCGACCAAGGTGCCGCTCGCGGGCGTCGATCACCTGGTCGACACCTGCGGCACCGGCGGCGACGGCGCCCACACCTTCAACATCTCCACCGCCGCGGCCTTCGTCGCGGCGGCGGCCGGGGCGCATGTGGCCAAGCACGGCGGCCGTTCGGTCTCGTCCAAGTGCGGTAGCGCCGACGTGCTGGAGGCGCTCGGCATCAAGGTCGATCTGCCGCCCGAGCGCATCGCCCAGGCCGTGCGCGAGATCGGCGTCGGCTTCATGTTCGCGCCCCATCACCACTCCGCCATGAAGCACGCCGCCCCGGTGCGGCGCGAACTCGGCGTGCGCACCCTGTTCAATCTGCTCGGCCCCATGACCAACCCGGCCGGCGCGCCCAACCAGGTGCTCGGCGTCTTCCACCGCGACCTGGTGCCGCTCCTGGCCGCCGTGCTGCGCGAACTGGGCAGCCGCCATGTCCTGGTGGTGCATGCCGCCGATGGCCTGGACGAGCTAAGCCTGGGCGGCGTCAGCTTCGTCGCCGAACTGAAGGATGGCGAGATCAAGGAATACGCCGTGCAGCCGGCCGACTTCGGCCTGGTCCATTGCCCGTCCGAGCAACTCGCCGTGGCCGACATCGACGAGGCCAAGCTGCGCTTCATGCGCGCCTTCGACGACCTGGAATCGGCCGAACACGACATCGTCGCCTTCAACGCCGGCGCGGCGATCTATGTCGCCGGCGTCGCCGACTCGCTGGCAGCCGGCATAGCCAAGGCGCGCGAGGTGCTCGCCTCGGGCGCGGCCAAGAAGAAGCTCAAGGAGCTGATGGCCTTCGCCTGA
- a CDS encoding anthranilate synthase component II, producing the protein MLLMIDNYDSFTYNLVQYFGELGEEVKVFRNDEIDLDAIAALKPDRIVISPGPCTPNEAGVSVPLIKAMAGKVPILGVCLGHQSIGQAFGGRIVHAKQLMHGKTSMIQHKDIGVFRGLPNPFRATRYHSLVIERESLPDCLEITAWTEDGEIMGVRHKTLAVEGVQFHPESILTEYGHELLANFLKETVR; encoded by the coding sequence ATGCTCCTGATGATCGACAACTACGACTCCTTCACCTACAACCTGGTGCAGTACTTCGGCGAACTGGGCGAGGAGGTGAAGGTCTTCCGCAACGATGAGATCGACCTCGATGCCATCGCGGCGCTCAAGCCTGACCGCATCGTGATCTCACCCGGGCCCTGCACGCCGAACGAGGCCGGGGTGTCGGTGCCGCTGATCAAGGCCATGGCCGGCAAGGTGCCGATCCTGGGGGTCTGCCTGGGCCACCAGAGCATCGGCCAGGCCTTCGGCGGCCGCATCGTGCACGCCAAACAGCTCATGCACGGCAAGACCTCGATGATCCAGCACAAGGACATCGGCGTCTTCCGCGGCCTGCCCAATCCCTTCCGCGCCACGCGCTACCACTCGCTGGTGATCGAGCGCGAGAGCCTGCCCGACTGCCTGGAGATCACCGCCTGGACCGAGGACGGCGAGATCATGGGCGTGCGCCACAAGACCCTGGCGGTGGAGGGCGTGCAGTTCCATCCGGAATCGATCCTGACCGAATATGGCCACGAGCTCTTGGCGAACTTTCTCAAGGAGACCGTGCGATGA
- the trpE gene encoding anthranilate synthase component I → MTEQEFNDLARQGYNRIPLVKSLPADLDTPLAIYLKLANQPYSYLLESVVGGERFGRYSFIGLPARTVLRVHGHFVSVEQEGKQVEQCDAADPLAFVEQYLRRFKAAAPHGLPRFPGGLCGYFGYDTVRYIENKLAHTHKPDVLGTPDILLLLTDELAVVDNLSGQLSLIVYADPMQPEAYVTAQARLRELAGQLRKPVTPPAGERGEAAEAVSEFGEAGFKAAVDKAKKYIVEGDIMQVVLSQRMSRPFKAHPLSLYRSLRSLNPSPYMFYYDMGNFHVVGASPEILVRLEGDTVTVRPIAGTRPRGVTREEDLKFEQELLADPKELAEHVQLMDLGRNDAGRVAQTGSVKVTENMVIERYSHVMHIVSNVEAKLKPDLNAMDVLRATFPAGTVSGAPKVRAMEIIDELEPTKRGIYAGAVGYLGFNGDMDLAIAIRTAVIKDQTLYVQAGAGIVADSVPDNEWTETRNKARAVLRAAELALAGIEGEIE, encoded by the coding sequence ATGACTGAACAGGAATTCAACGACCTGGCCCGCCAGGGCTACAACCGCATCCCCCTGGTGAAGAGCCTGCCGGCGGACCTCGACACGCCGCTGGCGATCTATCTCAAGCTGGCCAACCAGCCTTATTCCTATCTTCTGGAATCGGTGGTCGGTGGCGAGCGTTTCGGCCGCTATTCCTTCATCGGCCTGCCGGCGCGCACCGTGCTCCGGGTGCACGGGCATTTCGTCAGCGTCGAGCAGGAGGGCAAGCAGGTCGAGCAGTGCGATGCGGCCGATCCGCTCGCCTTCGTCGAGCAGTATCTACGGCGGTTCAAGGCCGCCGCGCCCCACGGGCTGCCGCGTTTCCCCGGTGGCCTGTGCGGCTACTTCGGCTATGACACCGTGCGCTATATCGAGAACAAGCTCGCGCACACGCACAAGCCGGACGTGCTGGGCACGCCCGACATCCTGCTGCTGCTGACCGATGAATTGGCCGTGGTCGACAACCTGTCCGGCCAGTTGAGCCTGATCGTCTATGCCGACCCGATGCAGCCCGAGGCCTATGTCACGGCCCAGGCGCGTCTGCGCGAGTTGGCGGGCCAGTTGCGCAAACCGGTGACGCCGCCTGCGGGCGAGCGGGGCGAGGCAGCCGAGGCGGTGTCCGAATTCGGCGAGGCCGGCTTCAAGGCCGCGGTGGACAAGGCCAAAAAATACATCGTCGAGGGCGACATCATGCAGGTGGTGCTCTCCCAGCGCATGAGCCGGCCGTTCAAGGCGCATCCCTTGTCCCTCTATCGCAGCCTGCGCAGCCTGAACCCCTCGCCCTACATGTTCTATTACGACATGGGCAACTTCCATGTGGTCGGTGCCTCGCCGGAAATCCTGGTACGGCTGGAGGGCGACACCGTCACCGTGCGGCCCATCGCCGGCACCCGGCCGCGCGGCGTCACGCGCGAGGAGGACTTGAAGTTCGAGCAGGAACTGCTGGCCGATCCCAAGGAGCTGGCCGAGCACGTGCAGCTGATGGACCTCGGCCGCAACGATGCCGGCCGCGTCGCCCAGACCGGCTCGGTCAAGGTCACCGAGAACATGGTGATCGAGCGTTACTCCCACGTCATGCACATCGTGTCCAACGTCGAGGCCAAGCTGAAACCCGACCTCAACGCGATGGACGTGCTGCGCGCCACCTTCCCGGCCGGCACCGTGTCCGGCGCGCCCAAGGTGCGGGCAATGGAGATCATCGACGAGTTGGAGCCGACCAAGCGCGGCATCTACGCCGGCGCCGTGGGTTACCTCGGCTTCAACGGCGACATGGACCTGGCCATCGCCATCCGCACCGCGGTGATCAAGGATCAGACCCTCTACGTCCAGGCCGGCGCCGGCATCGTCGCCGACTCGGTGCCCGACAACGAATGGACCGAGACCCGCAACAAGGCGCGCGCCGTGCTGCGCGCGGCCGAGCTTGCCCTGGCCGGCATCGAAGGGGAGATCGAATAA
- a CDS encoding phosphoglycolate phosphatase, which translates to MNAPIAIKAVVIDLDGTLLDTAPDLADAAMAMADELGLPPITLDEVKTYIGNGVSRLVKRVLTRDMEADPAPELFGRALPAFEKHYANWVSRKSRPFPGVVEGLEAFKAMGLHLACITNKAERFTHPLLKDTGLIDYFELILSGDTLPEKKPSPLPLLHACQVFGIEPSELLLIGDSLNDTQAARAAGCHVFCVPYGYNRGRPVTELDLDAVVPSLLEASKLISKA; encoded by the coding sequence ATGAATGCTCCTATTGCTATCAAAGCTGTCGTCATCGACCTCGACGGCACCCTGCTCGACACCGCGCCGGATCTGGCCGATGCCGCCATGGCCATGGCCGACGAGCTTGGCTTGCCGCCGATCACCCTGGACGAGGTGAAGACCTATATCGGCAACGGCGTCTCCCGTCTGGTCAAGCGCGTGCTCACCCGCGACATGGAGGCCGACCCGGCGCCGGAGCTGTTCGGCCGCGCCCTGCCGGCTTTCGAGAAACACTACGCCAACTGGGTCAGCCGCAAGAGCCGGCCCTTTCCCGGCGTGGTCGAAGGCCTCGAGGCGTTCAAGGCCATGGGCCTGCATCTGGCCTGCATCACCAACAAGGCCGAGCGCTTCACCCATCCACTGCTCAAGGACACCGGCCTCATCGATTACTTCGAGCTGATCCTTTCCGGCGACACCCTACCCGAGAAGAAGCCCTCGCCCCTGCCCCTGCTGCATGCCTGCCAGGTGTTCGGCATCGAGCCCTCCGAGCTGCTGCTGATCGGCGATTCGCTCAACGACACCCAGGCCGCGCGCGCCGCCGGCTGCCACGTGTTTTGCGTGCCTTACGGTTACAACCGCGGCCGGCCGGTGACCGAGCTCGACCTGGATGCCGTGGTGCCCAGCCTGCTGGAAGCCAGCAAGCTGATCAGCAAGGCGTGA
- the rpe gene encoding ribulose-phosphate 3-epimerase: MSKFRIAPSILSANFAKLGEEVDNVLAAGADIVHFDVMDNHYVPNLTIGPLVCEALRKHGVTAPIDVHLMVKPVDRIIPDFAKAGATYITFHPEASEHIDRTIGLIRDSGCKPGLVFNPATPLDVLEYTLDKLDMVLLMSVNPGFGGQKFIPYVLDKARRVRQMISARGLDVSLEIDGGVGPANILEVAKAGVDTFVAGSAVFGAAKDSDPHRYDSIIAALRAELAKA; the protein is encoded by the coding sequence ATGTCGAAGTTCCGCATCGCCCCCAGCATCCTGTCCGCCAACTTCGCCAAGCTGGGCGAGGAGGTGGACAACGTCCTCGCCGCCGGCGCCGACATCGTCCACTTCGACGTGATGGATAACCACTACGTGCCCAACCTGACCATCGGCCCTCTGGTCTGCGAGGCCCTGCGCAAGCACGGCGTCACCGCGCCGATCGACGTGCACCTGATGGTCAAGCCGGTCGACCGCATCATCCCCGACTTCGCCAAGGCCGGCGCCACCTACATCACCTTCCACCCCGAGGCCTCCGAGCACATCGACCGCACCATCGGCCTGATCCGCGATTCCGGCTGCAAGCCTGGCCTGGTGTTCAACCCGGCCACGCCGCTCGACGTGCTGGAGTACACCCTGGACAAGCTCGACATGGTCCTGCTGATGTCGGTCAACCCCGGTTTCGGCGGCCAGAAGTTCATCCCCTACGTGCTGGACAAGGCGCGCCGCGTGCGCCAGATGATCTCGGCCCGCGGCCTGGACGTCAGTCTGGAGATCGACGGCGGCGTCGGTCCGGCCAACATCCTGGAAGTGGCCAAGGCCGGCGTCGACACCTTCGTCGCCGGTTCCGCCGTGTTCGGTGCCGCCAAGGACAGCGACCCGCATCGTTATGACAGCATCATCGCCGCCCTGCGCGCCGAGCTGGCCAAGGCCTGA